Part of the Leptidea sinapis chromosome 5, ilLepSina1.1, whole genome shotgun sequence genome, ACATGTTAGGATTGATCACGCTACACGTAGGTACCTACAAGCCGGAAAGGGCATTATAAAGGAACAAATTTCTACACATAAATCTGTGCAAATCTGAAAGCAGAGGAGAACAGTTGAgactcaaaatattttatagattatATTGTAGTATTATAGATATATGATTATAATAGATAGATTACAAACACTTATAGATAGATGATTACAAACACTTAACTATTGTGCatgtcaatgatatgttggacacctccaacacaCATTGCTATATAGACGACAGTACcaggggcacactgaaatgatcgggaatacaatatttctgattgagttacaataaaaccttttttaggGTTTGAATTCTGGCCTCTCTTAGAACCTTAATGACattcatataattaaaaaagaatgtggtgtcgtgggacaccaggtaggaacgaagttccttcggctaatgtagaatcgacacaaattgcaaaaaaaatcgtgctcaattttatgtaggttttctagatttttctcttaaattttgctgattaatttttatttaagtacaagaaagtatttaggaaattcagtattttaggaaataatattacttaaaataggtattatacactactcgcttgtgtatgcgactgtcgcgcctgcgcacgtctcatttaacggttttattccacgcacttttttccacgtattttttcttacggttttactatcacattttttcagttcggtcgcgcagcaaaatccttATCCCCTctaagcctgccgtaaggaacttcgttccaataaactttaaaatacagagtTTTGTGAAGTCGGTCGCTAACCAgtcctttatattttattttaatcagaaATAAGTTGTGCCGAtgtcacaatatttaaaaaacaatacccACTCTTTATATTGGTTACAAACACTTAACTATTTTTTTGATagcaaaaaaacaataaaatccaGTATTTTGTGAAGTGGGTCACAAACCattcttcaatattttattttaaccagAAATAAGTGGTCGcaatgtcataatatttaaaaaactcacTCTATTTCGTTCATAGAAATGTATATTATTCAAAACATTATCATATTGCAATGAAGCGTTCAAAATTACACAAAGGTACTCATTGTCATGAGAATGATGCATGTTTAAAGTAGTTCTCATCTGCCCCAGTTTTAAAACTTTACGTGTTGCAGAAGCTGTGACATTTTCTCTGTAAGAGACAGACACGCCACATCCCGGATTATGTGTTTATTGCCGTCAATCTGGACTTAAGAGATTTATATACGTTGTTTCATCGATTACTCGTTGCAGTTTAAAGTTTATTGTTTCAAGATCAcgtgaaataaatttatatctaaTTTTACTCTAATTaaaatcattgtaattttaactatccgtaatgcaaataaagattatgaATGATTAATTGTCATTCTGTACATAATTCATTTATAATCTATGAAAAAAATATCCCGTTATAGGAGAGGTAAAGTATTCAATTTCGCGTCCATTGTACGTTCGTCAGTCAAACAACTGAATTTTGACTCTGTTATTAAGTTTAACAGATTGAGGTGAATGAAATTTTGCATGGATTTTTGCTTCGTATAGCAATACATTTAAAATGCGTATTTTAATCGAGTGCAACGCAGAAGTACTCGAAGTATTGGGATCAGTACTCGAAGGATTAGACAGTTTatgaaataaacacaaaaaaaagtataatttaacctttattataatatccaaCTTGCTGACCtaacaaaaagtatttttttaatatgattaaattatttataaacaaaaatatgaaaGAGCTGTgtatattaagtcttattttttattagaaataaaagAATGTGATCAACTTAAAATAAGAGATCAAGAAATTCGCTGCACTTAAAGCCTCGCTGAAACTAAAAGAGTATTTTATCAGAGAAAAATGGATGGCCCTCACTTGCTTGTACAGATATCCTTGGTAGTTCTCAGACCTAAATATAGATTAAGTAATTATAAGCCCTTTTATGTAATGAATACCAATTTGGATCATAATGGCTTGATGTCCAGGATGTTTTTTCTAAttctttaagaaaatttattcaagtaggcgttactatgcggaaatccataattatacacaCGCGGTGCGCTCGTACGCTACGGACGTCTCGTTTCGGTttcttaacaatttttattaaatattttaaagtgaaggTCAATTAAATTTCTGCTTTAAGCTGTTACAATAAGTCacaaaattgtgtaatataGTTTGCAATTTGAATCTCACGCTCGCCCAGTATCTCTTGGCACTGTGATCACAGAACAACGGAAAATACACAGAATCAACATGTCGACGATGCGATCACCGCCTCATCATTATAACTCAGATTCAGATCTATCGAAAGTGAAAACTGATGATCCTGTGTGCAGTTCAGTGAGAAAGCGAAAACACGGGGATGACTTCACAGTAATTTTCAATCAGTTCAGTGTGgaattaatgaataatttcaAAGTCTTCAAGCAGGAAATACAAAAAGAAATCTCAGAAATTAACAACAATCTTAACTCTGTCATCAAAACTGACTTTAAGCTCTAACATCACAGAAATGAAAAAAGAATGCAAAGGTATGTCAGTCTCTATACGTGAATTAGAAGGTCAGCATCGATCAATGCAGTCCAAGTTAGATGAAACTCAAAATTCAGTGCAGTTTACGTGCAATAAAGTTGGTGATTTTGagattaaaatacaaaacttaagTAAAGAATCTAAGAAAATCATCAACTTGGAAAAAGAAATATCGAATATCAAAGAGCAAAACCGTTACCTGAGAAACgacattaataataaagaacAACAAGACAGGAACTGTTTAGAAATAGTCGGATTACCCGAATTCAAGAACGAAAATTTGATGAGCATCGTTCTGAAAATAGCTGCGGTCACTGGAGTCGCTCTCGACGAGAAAAATATCGTTCATATAAACCTCGGTTTAACTCGTTACACCCAAAGTTAAAATACAAGGACGACACAACAACATCGTAGCAAAGGTCAGTTTCCGCTTACTACGAGATGTATTATTATCGAAACTCAGGAAACTTCGACTGACAACCAAGGACATAGACCTGCCTATAGACCCAAAACCGATTTTCTTTAACGAACACCTAACCCCGTATAATAAACAACTATACAAGAAATGCAGAGATTTAGCGAAACAGAGGCTGTATCAATTTGTTTGGACAAAAAACGGAAGGATTTATACCAGAAAAAACGACACCACTCATGCTATACAAATAGTGGACGAAGAGGACCTGAAGAAAATTGTAAATTCCTAATGCATAATAACAGGATCACCCAGGTTAATTTTTTCACTTTGTATAGGTCGTTTTTGTAATTCAaacatatacttttattttatacatttatatattatcaaactTATCTCTCTATCATCCATACACCTTTATACAATTTATCTGTTTCGATGTACAACTAACCGCTCAAAATTCTGTCGCCTCTCTATTTATAATTACTACTCTTTGACGCCACTGACCAGAAGGTATTGTATTAAGTGCATAAACAAGTTATGGTTCACGCGCTTTGTATTGGTGCGATCTTTGAttttacacaataattattgcagCACCAGATTTCTTGTGACTTGGTATTTTTCTCACATGGTTATATTGGTACATAGGATAATTATTTGgaatatagtttatattttttattttctcctTCTTAATATGCAACAAAATTTACAATTGAACTGTTTATCAAAGtctatttttatgaaatcaactatttataaatacttaaaaaatacattaaatatttttaaacacaaattacTACCTACAACACATAACAGTCTCGCACCATTATTTAGTGAGCGGAGtataatactattaatttaTTCACTGAATGTATTTCTGACTATTTTGTTGTTCTACCTACCTGATTCTGCTAAAACATTGCGATCATCTGTATACTATTTTGACTATTATAGTAACACACGTTAATACTATTATCGTTTACGTGCCTTTGTATATATCTTTGTAGGTATTTCGAATTTTTGTCGCATACCACTTGCGTATATTGTGGAGAATTATTTGTGTATGTActgtttaaaaagtttaatgAACTTGACTTTATTTTATGTAGTAAATCACACACAATTGTTTCCGGGCCTGGTTGGAGTTACTATGAATgcattaagattaataattatagaattTGGTATTATACAAGACcaaatattacatataattattactatattaattatgtttatctTGAAAAACTGCCTAATATTACAAAGCTATctgactttattttataaatctgtTGCATCTCATATTATGAAAAATCTCTCACTTAAgcgtatgttaaaaaaatatatgaaattgttttttaacatgTTAAAAACCAAACGGTTGGTTAACCAAAACGGAAACATGATTCATAGATATATCTTAGAAATCGGTATATATGCTTTTTACAGACACGTCTATCCTTTAacgttttcaaaaattgtaatagttatACAATTTAGTCGTTTTACGTCGTCATAATGAACAATAAGGACTTAACCGTGTACTACCAAAACGTACGCGGACTTAGGACGAAGTGCTTAGAACTGCGGCAAAGTACTTTATGTAACGATTTCGACATTATCATAGTTACAGACACATGGCTGCATGACGGAATATTTGACGCCGAGATTTGCGACGACCGGTACGACGTGTTCCGAGCGGACCGCGACCTAGCTTCTACTGGCAAGAGCACTGGGGGCGGCGTCATGATATTAACGCGAAGAACTTTAGGTGTCACACTATTGGTACTCGACTCGAGCGCGTCTATTAAGCCTATCGCTGTCGAGTTGATATGGGTTTCGTTGTCTATGCGTGTCTGCGGTTCTCATTCGGATTTAATTATTTGCGCTGTTTATATACCACCTGAACCACGAATAATGTCCGATAATATAAATGCTTTAGAAGAACAAGTCttgtttgttaataatttacatactaATTCAAATTATCTAGTCAttggagattttaatttaagctgtaTTTCCTGGGAAAACGATTGTccattattcttaaaaaaaggcCCCAAAGAAGTGCAGGCTGCTGGCATGCACTTAGTGGAGGAGttagaatttataaatttaaaacaatttaactttcttaaaaACTACGCAGGCAATACTTTagatttatgtttttcaaaccTACCACTTCTAATATGTGATAACCATACTCCGCTGGTTAACGTAGATCGTGCTCATCCTCCTTTTACAATTAACATAACAGACTTTAACAAACAGCCGCTACGTGAATCTTTTATTCCTAGGAGAAGTTTTTATAAAGCTGATTACGCCAGTATTAGTGAAAATTTGAGCGCACATGACTGGCCTAGCTTATTGCGAACAGGCACTATCGAGGAGGCGGTTgatgttttttatgatattttgtatgCTTGTGTAGATAAGTACGTCCCTTTACGTAAATCAAAACCGAGTAGATCGTACCCTAAGTGGTACAGTTCTGCTCTTATAAAAATTGTCAGGGAGAAGTACAAAGCTCACAAAAGATGGAAGAAATACGGTAACCCAACAGACTATGACGAATTCACATTGCTTCGCTGTAGGGAGCGACGTGTACAAAAACAATGTTTCAATAACTTTACTTCAAACTGCCAGGTCAATATCAAATCGAATCCTAAATTATTTTGGACTTTTGCTAAAGCTCTTCGATGGGGTTCCAGTTACCCTAAGTCTTTAAGTATGGGCATCGACAAATTTTTGGATAGGAAAGAGATTTGCGACGGTTTTAACTCATTTTTAAAAACGCTTTCGTTAATCACCATAAGACGGATCAGTTTCCAGAAAACGTCTCTCATGGGCTAGACGCATACTCATGTGTACGAACAAATCCCACCATTATTCTTAAGATGCTCCAAAACCTTAACACTAGGAAAGGCGTTGGTTGCGACGGTATTCCTTCCACATTCTGGCACTTGTGTGCAAAAAGTCTTGCCCTGCCCTTATCAATCATATTCAATCGCTCTCTAAGTGAAGGTATCTTTCCACACAGATGGAAAACAGCATACATCGTGCCTGTTCACAAAAAAGGTAGCAGGACAATGATTGAGAACTATAGGGGTATCTCAATGCTATGCACTGTAGCAAAGTTACTCGAACTTATCGTATACAATTCAATTTATCATATAATTGCTAAATCCATTCCTCATGAACAGCA contains:
- the LOC126964735 gene encoding uncharacterized protein LOC126964735, with product MNNKDLTVYYQNVRGLRTKCLELRQSTLCNDFDIIIVTDTWLHDGIFDAEICDDRYDVFRADRDLASTGKSTGGGVMILTRRTLGVTLLVLDSSASIKPIAVELIWVSLSMRVCGSHSDLIICAVYIPPEPRIMSDNINALEEQVLFVNNLHTNSNYLVIGDFNLSCISWENDCPLFLKKGPKEVQAAGMHLVEELEFINLKQFNFLKNYAGNTLDLCFSNLPLLICDNHTPLVNVDRAHPPFTINITDFNKQPLRESFIPRRSFYKADYASISENLSAHDWPSLLRTGTIEEAVDVFYDILYACVDKYVPLRKSKPSRSYPKWYSSALIKIVREKYKAHKRWKKYGNPTDYDEFTLLRCRERRVQKQCFNNFTSNCQVNIKSNPKLFWTFAKALRWGSSYPKSLSMGIDKFLDRKEICDGFNSFLKTLSLITIRRISFQKTSLMG